A single region of the Saprospiraceae bacterium genome encodes:
- the rsgA gene encoding ribosome small subunit-dependent GTPase A, translating into MMDGIVTKSTGSWYQVKTDDGMTFQSRIIGKLRLEGKNITNPVAVGDRVVLELLKDEDNTAIIKSIYPRNNYVVRQSPRKKHEMHLLASNIDQAIVIMTIKQPNLKQGFIDRFLLMTEPYEIPTIIVLNKADLYGEEEMAIFGGLKMLYNDIGYEVLLVSAISGQGMAELKALLKAKTTLIAGQSGVGKSTLVNNIQPDLTLRTQDLSGYTGKGQHTTTFAEMFEMESGGHIIDTPGIKTLGFNYLEPLDIAHNFREFFEASAHCRFGGNCLHRNEPGCAVKMAIEEGSISELRYINYLTLLEETEEQNYWERNEG; encoded by the coding sequence ATGATGGATGGAATCGTTACAAAATCAACAGGTAGTTGGTATCAGGTAAAGACAGATGATGGAATGACCTTCCAGAGTAGAATCATCGGCAAATTGAGGTTGGAAGGAAAAAATATCACCAATCCGGTTGCCGTAGGAGACCGGGTAGTATTGGAGCTGTTGAAAGACGAGGACAATACGGCGATCATAAAATCTATATACCCTCGGAATAACTACGTTGTTCGCCAATCGCCCCGTAAAAAGCACGAGATGCACTTACTGGCAAGTAATATTGACCAGGCAATTGTCATCATGACGATCAAGCAGCCCAATCTGAAACAGGGATTTATCGATCGTTTTTTACTGATGACCGAGCCCTATGAAATCCCAACCATTATTGTACTCAACAAGGCCGACCTCTATGGCGAAGAAGAAATGGCTATTTTTGGAGGGTTAAAAATGTTGTATAACGACATCGGTTATGAAGTCTTGTTGGTTTCGGCGATAAGTGGTCAGGGGATGGCGGAGCTAAAAGCATTGCTAAAAGCTAAAACCACCTTGATTGCTGGCCAATCGGGAGTTGGCAAATCGACCTTGGTTAATAATATTCAACCCGATTTGACCTTGCGAACCCAGGACTTGTCTGGGTATACTGGTAAAGGACAGCACACCACGACATTTGCTGAAATGTTTGAAATGGAATCTGGGGGTCACATCATCGATACCCCTGGTATCAAGACCCTTGGCTTTAATTACCTTGAACCTTTAGACATTGCCCATAACTTCAGAGAGTTTTTTGAGGCTTCAGCGCATTGCCGCTTTGGGGGAAATTGCCTTCATCGCAATGAACCAGGCTGTGCCGTTAAAATGGCTATTGAAGAAGGCAGTATTAGTGAGTTGCGTTATATCAATTATCTCACTTTATTAGAAGAGACAGAGGAGCAAAACTATTGGGAAAGGAATGAAGGATGA
- a CDS encoding geranylgeranylglyceryl/heptaprenylglyceryl phosphate synthase encodes MIYPIIVDAKAKGEKLFILLIDPDKTSIGQLDNTLLLAMEAGVDIVLVGSSLLMNNHLDEYIQRIKQLCAVPVILFPGNAFQLSNEADGIFLLSLISGRNPELLIGQHVIAAPFLWQSDLEIIPTGYMLIDGGIPTSVSYISNTTPIPGNKKDIALCTAMAGQLMGLKLIYMDAGSGAKKLIHPEMIEAVSQTIRVPLVIGGGIRTPQQALQAVKAGADAIVVGNALEESPALLLEMVSAVRSLSVTLD; translated from the coding sequence ATGATTTACCCTATTATTGTTGACGCCAAAGCCAAAGGAGAAAAGCTATTCATCCTTTTGATTGACCCAGATAAAACGAGTATCGGGCAACTGGATAATACCTTATTGCTAGCGATGGAGGCTGGTGTAGATATTGTGTTAGTCGGTAGTAGCCTACTGATGAACAATCATTTGGATGAGTATATCCAACGGATTAAGCAACTTTGTGCTGTGCCCGTTATCCTTTTTCCAGGTAATGCATTTCAGCTTAGTAATGAAGCGGACGGCATTTTTCTTTTATCACTGATTTCTGGACGCAACCCAGAATTGCTCATAGGTCAGCATGTTATTGCAGCGCCGTTTTTATGGCAAAGTGACTTGGAGATTATCCCTACTGGCTATATGCTCATTGATGGAGGTATACCAACTTCCGTTTCCTACATTAGTAATACCACGCCGATACCTGGCAATAAAAAAGATATTGCTTTGTGTACGGCTATGGCTGGTCAGTTGATGGGACTCAAGCTGATCTATATGGATGCGGGTAGTGGTGCCAAAAAATTAATTCACCCTGAAATGATCGAAGCCGTTAGTCAGACGATTCGGGTGCCGCTCGTTATAGGAGGCGGGATCAGAACGCCTCAGCAGGCACTACAGGCAGTAAAGGCAGGGGCAGACGCTATTGTGGTGGGAAATGCCTTGGAAGAATCACCGGCCTTACTACTGGAGATGGTTAGTGCAGTGCGTAGTTTGAGCGTAACCCTCGATTAA